From the genome of Lotus japonicus ecotype B-129 chromosome 6, LjGifu_v1.2, one region includes:
- the LOC130725926 gene encoding homeobox-leucine zipper protein ATHB-14-like, which yields MALSMHKDSSNSMDSSKYVRYTPEQVEALERVYAECPKPSSLRRQQLIRECPILSNIEPKQIKVWFQNRRCREKQRKEASRLTTVNRKLSAMNKLLMEENDRLQKQVSHLVYENGYMKQQIHTASAATTTDNSCESVVVSGQNQQQNPSQHSQRDANNPAGLLAIAEETLAEFLSKATGTAVDWVQMIGMKPGPDSIGIVAVSRNCSGIAARACGLVSLEPTKVAEILKDRMSWYRDCRCLDVLSIVPTGSGGTIELMYMQTYAPTTLAAARDFWTLRYTTTLEDGSLVICERSLTNSTGGPTGPPPSNFTRAEMLPSGYLIRPCEGGGSIIHIVDHIDLDVWSVPEVLRPLYESSKILAQKMTIAALQHIRQIAQESSGEIQYGGGRQPAVLRTFSQRLCRGFNDAVNGFVDDGWSMLGHDGAEDVTITVNSTPNKFLGSNYNSSMFPAFGGGVLCAKASMLLQNVPPALLVRFLREHRSEWADYGVDAYSAACLKASPYAVPCARPGGFPSTQVILPLAHTIEHEEFLEVVRIEGHAFSPEDVALARDMYLLQLCSGVDENAIGACAQLVFAPIDESFADDALLLPSGFRVIPLDPKTDGSAASRTLDLASTLEVGSGSTRPAGEADGYNLRSVLTIAFQFTFENHLRDNVAAMARQYVRSVVGSVQRVAMAIAPSRLSTQMGPKPLPGSPEAVTLVRWICRSYRIHTGADLFRVESTAGDAILKQLWQHSDAILCCSVKTNAAPVFTFANQAGLDMLETTLVALQDIMLDKVLDEGGRKILCSEFSKIMTQGFASLPAGICVSSMNRPVSYDQAIAWKVLNDDDSNHCLAFMFVNWSFV from the exons ATGGCTCTTTCTATGCACAAGGACTCTTCCAACAGCATGGATTCAAGCAAGTATGTGAGGTACACTCCTGAACAAGTTGAAGCTTTGGAGAGGGTCTATGCTGAATGTCCAAAGCCGAGTTCTTTAAGGAGGCAACAACTTATCAGAGAGTGTCCTATCCTCTCCAACATTGAACCAAAACAGATCAAAGTTTGGTTCCAAAATCGCAG ATGTCGTGAGAAGCAGAGGAAGGAAGCTTCACGTTTGACCACAGTGAATAGGAAGCTGAGTGCTATGAACAAGCTGCTAATGGAAGAGAATGACCGTCTGCAGAAGCAGGTCTCACATCTGGTGTATGAAAATGGTTACATGAAGCAACAGATACATACT GCATCTGCTGCGACCACCACAGATAATAGCTGTGAGTCTGTGGTAGTGAGTGGTCAAAATCAACAGCAAAACCCATCTCAGCATTCCCAAAGGGATGCCAACAACCCAGCTGG TCTTCTCGCTATTGCTGAGGAGACCCTGGCAGAGTTCCTATCCAAGGCTACTGGAACTGCTGTCGACTGGGTCCAGATGATTGGGATGAAG CCTGGTCCGGATTCTATTGGAATCGTTGCTGTTTCCCGCAATTGTAGTGGGATAGCGGCACGAGCCTGCGGCCTTGTGAGCCTAGAGCCCACTAAG GTTGCCGAGATTCTTAAAGATAGAATGTCTTGGTATCGTGACTGTCGATGCCTTGATGTGCTGAGTATAGTCCCTACTGGGAGTGGGGGAACAATAGAGCTCATGTACATGCAG ACTTATGCGCCTACAACATTGGCAGCAGCTCGTGACTTTTGGACATTGAGATATACTACAACTTTAGAAGATGGAAGTCTTGTG ATATGTGAGAGATCATTGACCAATTCAACTGGTGGTCCCACTGGGCCTCCTCCTTCAAACTTTACTAGAGCTGAAATGCTTCCTAGTGGCTATCTAATTCGACCTTGTGAGGGTGGTGGCTCCATTATTCACATTGTTGATCACATAGACCTAGAT GTCTGGAGTGTTCCTGAAGTGCTGAGGCCCCTCTATGAATCATCCAAAATCCTAGCTCAGAAAATGACGATTGCT GCCCTGCAACACATAAGACAGATAGCACAGGAGTCCAGTGGAGAAATTCAGTATGGTGGGGGACGCCAACCAGCTGTCTTAAGGACGTTTAGTCAGAGACTTTGCAG GGGGTTCAATGATGCTGTGAATGGATTTGTGGATGACGGTTGGTCAATGCTGGGTCATGATGGGGCGGAAGATGTGACTATAACTGTAAACTCCACCCCCAACAAGTTTTTGGGGTCCAATTACAATTCGTCAATGTTCCCAGCATTTGGAGGCGGGGTCCTGTGTGCTAAAGCATCAATGCTACTGCAG AATGTTCCTCCTGCTTTGCTTGTTCGATTCCTGAGGGAGCATAGATCAGAGTGGGCTGATTATGGGGTTGATGCGTACTCTGCCGCTTGTCTTAAGGCTAGTCCCTATGCAGTTCCTTGTGCAAGACCTGGTGGTTTCCCCAGCACTCAGGTTATTTTACCACTTGCTCATACCATTGAGCATGAGGAG TTCCTGGAGGTAGTTCGAATAGAGGGTCATGCATTCTCCCCTGAAGACGTGGCATTAGCACGTGATATGTATCTATTGCAG CTATGCAGTGGAGTTGATGAAAATGCAATTGGGGCATGTGCTCAGCTGGTGTTTGCACCAATTGATGAATCATTTGCTGATGATGCTCTCTTACTGCCTTCAGGCTTTCGTGTCATCCCATTGGATCCTAAAACA GATGGATCAGCTGCGTCTAGGACATTGGATTTGGCATCGACACTTGAAGTAGGTTCTGGTAGTACTCGTCCAGCTGGTGAAGCTGATGGTTACAACCTTAGGTCGGTCCTCACAATTGCATTTCAATTTACCTTCGAGAACCATTTAAGGGACAATGTTGCTGCTATGGCCCGTCAGTATGTGCGTAGTGTTGTGGGATCAGTTCAGAGGGTTGCCATGGCAATTGCTCCCTCTCGACTCAGCACCCAGATGGGCCCGAAACCACTTCCTGGTTCACCAGAGGCTGTTACCTTGGTTCGTTGGATCTGTAGAAGTTACAG GATTCACACTGGAGCAGATCTTTTTAGAGTTGAGTCTACAGCTGGTGATGCTATCTTGAAGCAACTTTGGCAACATTCTGATGCAATCTTGTGCTGTTCTGTGAAAACAAAT GCAGCTCCGGTGTTCACCTTTGCAAATCAGGCTGGACTAGACATGCTTGAAACTACTCTGGTTGCCCTTCAAGATATCATGCTTGATAAAGTTCTTGATGAAGGTGGCAGGAAGATTCTTTGCTCTGAATTCTCCAAGATAATGACACAG GGTTTTGCATCTCTTCCGGCAGGGATATGTGTATCCAGTATGAATCGACCAGTCTCCTATGATCAGGCCATTGCATGGAAAGTTCTCAATGATGATGATTCCAATCACTGCCTGGCCTTCATGTTTGTGAACTGGTCTTTTGTCTGA